One part of the Ochotona princeps isolate mOchPri1 chromosome 3, mOchPri1.hap1, whole genome shotgun sequence genome encodes these proteins:
- the PLAAT1 gene encoding phospholipase A and acyltransferase 1: MAFHDCFSLTYPGNPHPGDLIEVFRPGYQHWALYLGDGYVINIAPTDGIPASYSSAKSMFSTKALVKMQLLKDVVGNDTYRINNKYDETYSPLPVDEVMKRSEFIIGQEVAYDLLVNNCEHFVTLLRYGEGVSEQANRAISTIGFMTAAVGAFSILGLFSKRQRQKYY; encoded by the exons ATGGCATTCCATGATTGCTTCAGTTTGACCTACCCTGGAAATCCCCACCCAGGGGACTTGATTGAAGTATTCCGTCCTGGCTATCagcactgggccctgtacttaGGTGATGGTTATGTTATCAACATAGCACCTACTG ATGGCATTCCTGCGTCGTATTCAAGTGCCAAGTCTATGTTCAGCACAAAGGCCCTGGTGAAGATGCAGCTGTTGAAGGATGTGGTGGGAAATGACACCTACCGAATAAACAACAAATATGATGAGACGTACTCCCCTCTCCCAGTGGATGAAGTCATGAAACGGTCAGAGTTTattattggacaggaagtggcttATGACTTGCTTGTCAATAACTGCGAGCATTTTGTAACTTTGCTTCGCTATGGAGAAGGAGTTTCTGAACAG GCCAACCGAGCAATAAGTACCATTGGGTTTATGACGGCTGCTGTTGGTGCCTTCTCCATCCTGGGCTTGTTTtcaaagagacaaagacaaaagtACTATTAA